The following are encoded together in the Oncorhynchus clarkii lewisi isolate Uvic-CL-2024 chromosome 25, UVic_Ocla_1.0, whole genome shotgun sequence genome:
- the LOC139383629 gene encoding sericin-2-like — protein MQREQAEGAQQREHAEGARRGSTAEGAQQREHSRGSMQREHAEGAQQREHSRGSTAEGASRGSTAEGAQQREHSRGSMQREHSRGSMQREHAEAAQQREHAEGARRGSTAEGAQQREHSRGSMQREHAEGAQQREHSRGSTAEGARQREHGRGSTAEGARQREHGRGSTAEVAQQRENAEGAQQREHSRGSTAEGAQQRVHSRGCTAEGAQKREHRRGSTQREHAEGARRGSTAEGAQQREHSRGSTAEGAQQREHSRGSTAEGARRGSR, from the coding sequence atgcagAGGGAGCAAGCAGAGGGagcacagcagagggagcatgcagAGGGAGCACGCAGAGGGagcacagcagagggagcacagcagagggagcacagcagagggagcatgcagAGGGAGCACGCCGAGGGagcacagcagagggagcacagcagagggagcacagcagagggagcaagcagagggagcacagcagagggagcacagcagagggagcacagcagagggagcatgcagAGGGagcacagcagagggagcatgcagAGGGAGCACGCCGAGGCagcacagcagagggagcatgcagAGGGAGCACGCCGAGGGagcacagcagagggagcacagcagagggagcacagcagagggagcatgcagAGGGAGCACGCCGAGGGagcacagcagagggagcacagcagagggagcacggcAGAGGGAGCACGGCAGAGGGAGCACGGCAGAGGGAGCACGGCAGAGGGAGCACGGCAGAGGGAGCACGGCAGAGGGAGCACGGCAGAGGTAGCACAGCAGAGGGAGAACGCAGAGGGagcacagcagagggagcacagcagagggagcacagcagagggagcacagcagagggtgcacagcagagggtgcacagcagagggagcacagaAGAGGGAGCACAGAAGAGGGAGCACGCAGAGGGAGCACGCAGAGGGAGCACGCAGAGGGagcacagcagagggagcacagcagagggagcacagcagagggagcacagcagagggagcacagcagagggagcacagcagagggagcacagcagagggagcacgcagAGGGAGCAGGTAG